The DNA sequence GCTGGTGTAGAAGGTGCCGAGGACGTCTTTGGAGTTCTTGAAGTAGTTGTTGTCGACCTTGGCCCTGGCTCCGGCTCGGGAGTTGATGCCGGATTCGTTGAGGTTGACGTAGTAGTTGTTGTACATGTGGCCGATGCCGCCGCGGAGCAGGGGCGTGCGGGAATCGATGTTCTCGTAGAGGTTGTGGTGGTAGGTGACGAAGCCGTTGGAGCGGTCGCTCTCGCTGGAGCCGACGAGGCCGCCGCGGCCGGAGTTGCGCAGGGTGCTGTAGGACAGGGTGACGTACTGGGTGTCGTCCTTCATGTCGAACAAACCGTCGTAGCCTTCGGACTCGCCGCCGGAGGCGAGCAGGGTGGTGTGGTCGACCCAGACGTTGCGGACGTTGCTCTCCATGCCGATCGCGTCACCGCCGTTGGACGTGGGAGAACCGGACTTCTTGACGTTGCGGATCGTCACGTTGCGGATGATGATGTTGCGCGACTCGCGGATGTGGATGCCGAGCTGGTCGAAGACCGCTCCGCTGCCGACGCCGATGATCGTGACGTTGCTGATCTGCTTGAGCTCGATCACGCCGGCGGCGGTGGAGCAGCTGTCGCCGGAGACCTTGGCCGTGTTGCCGTGGTTGATGGTGCCCTCGACCTCGATGATGATCGGGGTGCTGCTGCTGGCGCGGCTGCACAGGGCCTGGTGGATCTGGGTTCCCGAGGTGGCCCTGACCCTGGCCCCGCCCTGGCCACCGGTGGTCCCGCCGTTCTGCGACGCGTATCCGGTCGCGACACCCGCCGGCGGATTCGACGTCGAGGTGGTGGTCGTGGTCGACGTGGTGGTGGACGTCGACGTGGACGTGGAGGTCGACGTCGTGGTCGTCACCCCGTTGGCCGGGGTCAGCGTCCACTGCTTGGTGGGCACGCTGTCGCAGGAGTTGATCTGCACGCCGGCGCCGACGGCGGTGGAGCCGTCCTTGATGTTCATGCACTTGGTGCTGTTGGTGTCGACCAGGCGGTAGTTGCCACCGCTCGCGGTCACCGTCCAGGTCTGGCCCGCGCCGCCGGTGCACGCGACCTGCTGGACCGCCTTGCCCGCCGACGTGGACGCGCCCTGCACGCCGACGCACAGGCCCGTGGCGACCGAGCTGATCCGGTACCCGCCGCTGACCGCCGTGAGCGTCCACTGCTGGCTGCCGGCGGTGCCGCACGACGCCTGCTGGAGCTGGACGCCCGCGGTCGAGGTCCCGTTGGGAACGTCGAGGCAGTGCCCGCTGCCCACGTTCTTCACCGTGTACGTGCCCGCGCCGATCGCCGCCGAAGCGGTCGTGACCGGCCAGGCGACGAGCGTGGCGGCCAACGCCGTGACGCCCGCCGCCGCTGCCGCGCCCGCGCGCCATCGCGCGCGGCGCGGTCGTGCGGCGCGCGTGGTGGGAGGTTCAACATTCATCGACTACTCCGATTCTGGCTTACCCGGACGCCGGAACTGGCGCTGGCGACTATTCACGCTGGGCGGAACCCGCCGACGAGAAATCCACCGGCACGCCGTGGTCAATGCCACGCGTCCGAAGTGCTTCCTCACCTCGTTGTGGGAAATCGCCTCCTCGTCGAATGTTAGATGGCGCGCAAGTGGCCGGTCAACGACGGTTTCGGCGGTGGGTGTCCGCTGAGTGTCGAATGCGATCGAACGTCCAGCTCAAGAGTGGTCGAACCGATCATCCACCGACTGCGGCATCAATGTGGGCGGTCATACTCGTGAACAGGATCGGCAGCGGCTGATCACACTTGTGAACAATTGAGCCGCCGGCGGTCGCATTCCGTCTCCCCGTGGCCCGCCGGAAGCCGGTGTCGACGCCTCGGCGTCCGGTCACCCCGGCGCCGGCACGGTAGAACGCGCGTGCGGGCATGCGAACCGCCATCAGGCGCGGGTCGGGTCGATCGCGGCCACCGGACGGGGAGGCGCAACACCCGGTCCGCTGCGCGCGTTCTGCCCCGTACGCGCGCAACGGCTCGTGGAACCGTTGACGGGTTCAGAGGGGGCGTCGCATGGTCCAGAAGAGCCAATTGTCGTAAGCCGCGCACGCGGCTACGTCCCAGCCGCGGGTGCCCATCGCGGTCAACACCTTCGTCACCTCGGGAAAACTGCCCGTGACGAAATCCTCCTGACCTCCGGGGTGGGTGATCCGGATGGAGTGTTCCGTCCACAGCCATTCGATGGTGCAGAACTCGAACGTGAGCATCGACTGTCCACTTCCTGTGTCGCCGTTTCGGTCGGACAATTACGGTATCGGAACCGGGCATGCTACATGGCCTGTTCCGGCCCCGGGGGCGGCCTCGACCGCAGATTTGCGGCTCTGATCAGCCCGGTCGCGGCTAATCTGTGATTCTCAATCGAGAGTCCGGTCGGCCGTGAGTGGTGAAGTGGAAGAACAAATCCAGACCCCGTCGGGGACGAGCAGCACTCACAACGCGGTGCACGGCCCCGTCAGCGGTTCCCTGGTCCAAGCGGGCAACATCTACGGTGGTGTGCACTACCACCAGGTCGGCTCGTCGCCCGAGTCCCCGGCACCGGATCGGACCGACCGCCGGCGGTCCGGGTTGGGGCCTGAGGTCGAGGTCGGCGCCGTCACGTACCTCGTGCACGAACAACCGGCAGGTGCTCGGCCGACAGGTGACAGCGGCGCCGTCGTCCGGCAGGCGCGGTGCTCGGGACTGGCGCCCCGGGACGGGTTCGGCTGGTTGCGCCGGATCGATGTGCGAGTTGCCACGCCGCTCACCCGACAGGTGCAGCAGGCACTGGCCGCGGAACACGACCTCCTGCGCCGGCTGTCGGGCGGAGTACCGGGACTGCCCGCGGTGCTCCAGTTCGTCGAGGACCCGGGCGGCACCACCACGCTCGTGACCCGGTGGCCGGAAACGCGGTCGCGCCGTCCCTGTGACCCCCTCGACGCCTTGCTGCTCAACGGACCGGTGCGCGATCCGGGTGTCCTTTCGCGGGTGCGCCGGGCACTGGCCGGGCTGTGCGCCACACTCGACGCGCTGCACTCCCGTCGAGTCGTGCACGGCGCACTGACTCCGGCCGGGTTGCTGATGCGCGACGACGGCGCGCTCCTGCTGCGGGATCTCGGCCGAACCGATCCGACACCGCCCGAGTACCCCGCCCCCGAACAACTCGAACGCGCCGCCGCAGGTCCGTGGACGGACGTGCACCAGGTCGGAGCCATCGCCCACCACCTGGTCACCGGCCGACCTCCGAGCCCTCGCGCGGCGTTGCCCGTCCGACGTTGGGAACCCGGCATCCCCGCCGACCTCGCCGAGGCCATCGACGCGGCCCTGGTCGCGGATCCCGCGAAGCGCCTGAGCGCCGCGGTGCTCGGGACGCGGTTGCGCGGCCTCGCCCATCCCACTCGCTGAAGGAGCACGGTGCGTTCCGTCCAGTTGGCCCTCACCGGGGTGATCCACGTCGTCGCATCCGCCGAAGACGACCACCGGCTGCGGGAGAAGACGCGCAACCACCCCGGGCTGCCGCAGAGCGTCGCCCAAGTGGTGGCCGAGCTGTCGGCCTCACGGGCCGGAGTGCCCGCGACGGTGGACGAGCCCAACCGGTGGAACGGCAGGCGCACGCTGCTGGTCTACGGCACAGCCTGGTCGGTCCGGCTGGAGCCCACCCACTCCGGGCGCGGGTACAAGGTGAAGTGGGTCGACCCGCTCCGGATCAGGGACCACCACCGGCTCGCCCGGCACTTCCTGTCGCTGCGCGCGACCGGTTGGCGGCACGTGGACAGCCTGCGCGAACTGCGCGAAGGCGCCCGCTCGTTCTGGCCGCAGATCGAGCAGCAGTGGGAATGGCTCGTGCGGTCGCAGGCCGACGCATCGCCGGCTCCCGCCCTCCCGCCCCACCACACCGCGTTCCTCGACACCGTCGAACAGGTCGTCGACGCGGGTGAGCGGGTCGCCGTGGCGGCTGCGAGCGGGGAGCGGCCCCACCCCTACCGCGACGTGGCGCCGGTCGGCGAGCAGCGGCAGGGCACGCACGCCGTGTACGGCTTCGCGCTCGGCGGGGCCGGCGCACCGGAGGAGGGCGCCTTCGTCCAAGTCAAGGGCTACGACGAGCACCGCGGCCAAGTGGTGCGGTTGGACGGCCGAGTGGCGACCGTCCGGTTCGACGAAGCCGTGGACTGGAAGCTGCTGCCGAAGACCGGTGAGCTGGAGACCACCACGAGCACGGTGGTGTTCAAGAAGCAGCGAGAGGCGATCACCGCCCTGCGCGACCGGCGGACCCGCAACCCGCACCTGCTGACCGCCTTGGTCGACGCCCGCACCCGGCCACTGGGCGAGGCACCGGACACCCCGACCGAGGAGCTCGACCCGGACCAGCTCCGGGCGTTCCGCAGAGCCTTGGCCGTCGAGGACCTGTTGCTGGTGCTCGGTCCGCCGGGCACCGGCAAGACCCGGGTGATCAGCCAGGTCGCACAAGCGGCGGGACGTGGGGACGGGTGGACGCGGCAGCCCCAGCGGGTGCTCGTCACCTCGCACTCCAACCGGGCCGTGGACAACATCCTGCCCAGGCTGCCACCGGACCTCGTGGTGGTGCGGGTCGGCAACGCCGGCACCGTGACCGAGGAGGGTCGCCCCTACTTGCTGGACGAGCAGGCGCGGCAGTTGCGCGGCCAGGTGCTCGCGGGCGTCGACCGGGGGTTGCGCGAGTTCGCCGACCTGGAGGTCGCGCGGAGGTGGACCGAGGAGCTGGCCGATCGGGTGGACGCCCTGCTGGCCGCGTACACCGAGGTGGACGAGGCGCACGCCGGCGTCGCGGCGGCCCGGCGCGCCGCCGGGGGACCCGCCCAAGCCCGGGTGGACGAGGTAGAGGCCGTGCTGGCCGATCTCGACCGGCGGTCGGCTCGCGCGCACCGGGCGGGGGAACGGGTCACGCGACTCGGTCGGATCCCGCTCCTCGGCTGGTGGGCCCGGTGGCGGGGTGCCGCGCTCCGGTCACGAGCCCAGCGACTCGATGCGGCCCGGCACGGCCATGGCGAGGAACTGCGTCACGCCCGGCGGCACTTGGAGGCCGTCACCGAACAGGCGCCCGCGGTGCGCCACGGGATGTCGGTGCTGGCGCAGCGGTGGGAGCAGGCGGAGAAGACGCGGGAATCCGCGTTCCTCGCAGCC is a window from the Saccharothrix saharensis genome containing:
- a CDS encoding RICIN domain-containing protein → MNVEPPTTRAARPRRARWRAGAAAAAGVTALAATLVAWPVTTASAAIGAGTYTVKNVGSGHCLDVPNGTSTAGVQLQQASCGTAGSQQWTLTAVSGGYRISSVATGLCVGVQGASTSAGKAVQQVACTGGAGQTWTVTASGGNYRLVDTNSTKCMNIKDGSTAVGAGVQINSCDSVPTKQWTLTPANGVTTTTSTSTSTSTSTTTSTTTTTSTSNPPAGVATGYASQNGGTTGGQGGARVRATSGTQIHQALCSRASSSTPIIIEVEGTINHGNTAKVSGDSCSTAAGVIELKQISNVTIIGVGSGAVFDQLGIHIRESRNIIIRNVTIRNVKKSGSPTSNGGDAIGMESNVRNVWVDHTTLLASGGESEGYDGLFDMKDDTQYVTLSYSTLRNSGRGGLVGSSESDRSNGFVTYHHNLYENIDSRTPLLRGGIGHMYNNYYVNLNESGINSRAGARAKVDNNYFKNSKDVLGTFYTSEAGYWHVNGNIFDNITWSAPGTDTNPAGPDVTSTTIVSIPYGFRLDPANCVPAIIGQTAGANTGMKESNGSC
- a CDS encoding DEAD/DEAH box helicase, which encodes MRSVQLALTGVIHVVASAEDDHRLREKTRNHPGLPQSVAQVVAELSASRAGVPATVDEPNRWNGRRTLLVYGTAWSVRLEPTHSGRGYKVKWVDPLRIRDHHRLARHFLSLRATGWRHVDSLRELREGARSFWPQIEQQWEWLVRSQADASPAPALPPHHTAFLDTVEQVVDAGERVAVAAASGERPHPYRDVAPVGEQRQGTHAVYGFALGGAGAPEEGAFVQVKGYDEHRGQVVRLDGRVATVRFDEAVDWKLLPKTGELETTTSTVVFKKQREAITALRDRRTRNPHLLTALVDARTRPLGEAPDTPTEELDPDQLRAFRRALAVEDLLLVLGPPGTGKTRVISQVAQAAGRGDGWTRQPQRVLVTSHSNRAVDNILPRLPPDLVVVRVGNAGTVTEEGRPYLLDEQARQLRGQVLAGVDRGLREFADLEVARRWTEELADRVDALLAAYTEVDEAHAGVAAARRAAGGPAQARVDEVEAVLADLDRRSARAHRAGERVTRLGRIPLLGWWARWRGAALRSRAQRLDAARHGHGEELRHARRHLEAVTEQAPAVRHGMSVLAQRWEQAEKTRESAFLAAHASRAAIGGSEPPPVVRDTSDPAAVRHDLPALVSWLRARLPLLHARARLLGDWHREVSGATTQLHPELIRYAHVVAATTIGTASRPELSDVEFDLAIVDEAGQIGTADLLVPLVRARRAVLVGDQQQLPPFLDSEVEAWGQDVGDPRIRALLAQSALEQLMDRLPQVNVVPLTWQRRMPAVIAEFSSRVFYGGRLRTAGTRVHDDTVFGSPLVFVDTARLPVQQRREQPAGRREHRRNGYHNPAESLLLSRLAAHYDATGREWAVIVPYSAQVKAITAAIVELIGKESHVRLNVGSVDSFQGGERQVVLYGFTRSNQDGNVGFLRELRRTNVAFTRAKEQLVLVGDLDTLTMARNGGFRDLARALRDHVATVGEIRQYEEVLSRIGGR